The genomic region TGACATATGActgaaaatttattcatatgACATCTTATTTAGACTCAAAATAGTCGTGTGATAGAtaagtgttaaaaaaataaatgttttaccaTACCGAATCTTATTCTACATAGGTTCTTTTacttattaaatttttaatcttGACTGAACCTTAGCTCACAAGAGTACTATACAAAtacaaacatatttaaactaaagttaattttcttttgatccaatttttaaagcaaactTCTGATCATCCGCAGGTAGATTATTGAgtgtacaatttttttttcgcatgCACATTACCTGATAAGGTTGTTCAAAAACATATTGACGAAACATTTTTGAGCAAATTTTTGCTCAAAAACCTTCCAGAAGACAGCGGACAAAATGTGCTGTccgttaaaatattttcaagaaAACAACGTGATTCACAAGTCGTTTTACCCTACTTCTCGAAGTTCGTATGCTGTcccatttaaatttaaatttttacttttatatttCGAATAAAGAATAATGCGTGTATAACTCCACTTGTTTCCTCCACCATCCTCGTTTATAAAATTAGAGGTAGAGTAGTTTtggatattttttctttaattgtaTAATTTAGAACGCATACTTTCGTTGGGGTGTCATTTAATAGATATGATAAGCAGGAAACCGTTAATCTCCACTTTTTTAATCACTTACAAGGTATGAGGATATTGCCGacaaacgaaaggaatatatatatatatattatttattttttagatcTTATATCAATCAACCAGACGTATTCAGCTTTACGCACTTTGATCGAATTAATCCGGTTGtatcatgtttttaattttcatttatatcACGTCAAAGGAACCGAGCTTTCAACGGGTAATAATGAAAGCTCGAGTTTTTCAGCCTTAACTCATTCAacttctttcttcttcaagTATTAgtttgtattgttttgttgatCTTTTGaccatttttgaaattatctGTAAAGTTGGCTGATTGGCATTACCGTGTTACTCTTTTCCGCGAATATTGGGTAGTCAtcaagtattttattttttcaattattccgAATTATGTATCTAGTATTacgctttattttgtttttcctgaaaTTTTATTGCACTGTTATTGCAGGCTGTCTTGTTCGGGAACATggttaaaactattttgatgGATTGGAACAAATTTTTAACTATTTAACTACTAGTATTTAGAATTTGGTCAAATTCTGGCAACAATTCAATAAACGTGGCAATATGATTTCCTAATTTGTCGATTAATAATAAGACGTTTATGTTAACATTAGAAACAAGTGTTGCAAAAAATCTAAAAGCATCTGATATCTTTCTTtataaaaggaataaaaacccCCGGCTGACTTAAAAAGTTTGCGACCCAAATTACGCAATTAGAATTATCATAAACTACTTAGGTTATTGCGAGCTAAAGATACGTCCTTTCTGTTTTATCGTCGCTGCAgttcaaaatattcaaacaaaaagttaATGAGCTCGTACTAGGTATCTCTGCAGCCGTATAAACTCTagacaaacattttatatcgtcaaaaaatttattttcagaaaTATCTACATCAATAAACcagtttaatttttcaacaatgACCAAGTCCTTACCATCCGTGGGAAGCGATGCCTCCGTAGGAAAGGACCTTTCCTCCGTAGATCGGAGCTGACTGAGCCAGGATGCTCTTGCCATACACTGGCTCTGCGATCAAGGATTTCGACTGATAGATTGGTTCAGCGTACACGTTCTTGGTGTAGCTTGGCTCAGATACAATGGTCTTGGCGTAGACTGGCTCAGCAATGATGGTCTTGCCATAAGACGGCTCAGCGATGATGGTTTTACCATAAGTCGGCTCAGCGATGATGGTTTTACCATAAGTCGGCTCAGCAAAGAAGGTCTTGCCATAAGACGGCTCACCAAGGAAGGTCTTGCCAATTGGAGCATAAAACAGCTGCTTCGGGGCGTATTCGAAGTTCTTCACATATGCTGGGGCCTGATAGAGGGACTGGGGAGCATTGTAGGATACTGGAAGAGCTTCCGTAAGCGCCAGAGGCTTGCTGACCACAACCGAGGGAGCGTGATACAGCTGAGGCTCCTGAATGATCGTCTTGCTCACAACTGGAGCCACATTCTTATGGATGGTGGAGTAACTCAAGGATGAGCCGTAAGAATGATCGGTTGGGATGTATCCAGCGCTGGCACAGGCAATAGATGCCATGAGTAGGACAAACTAGAAGGGATTAAGAGAATCAGGTTGATTAGATGGGAAGTTTTTTACCCTTCGCAAATTGATTAAACTCACCTTGAACGCCATTATTGATGGAAGTTAGATTCGCAGTGAGGTGCGTTGAAGAGGACTGTTCGGTGAATGATGTCGTTATGTTCAGTTGTTTCGGATTTTATAGGAGGCGACGATTGGCAAAAATTTAGCGAACAGAGGATGTGGTAGGGGAATGAAATAGACACCTTCAAATTCGTGACAGTAGCTTTTCGTTATTCGTTGATCTATTTCAACATTATTTGTACATTTGTTTGATGTACTATTAAGATGGTGTCGTTATATGTTTCTTATGATTGACATAAGTCATAAATTCGGAGCTTGAGCCTATTGGATTTCGACTTACTAAAAGTGTGTCGTTCCAACCAGTATTGCTTCTATATGCAGGTCAGTCTCTAATAATATTTGGTGTTGTATTCCCATGAACCATTaagcattgaaaataaaaactaacgatGTCTACTtactaaaataaatcatcaaaatcTGGAGAAATGAAAATCTTTCCTAAGATTACTGACCCCAAACTCGTTGTAAATGCTTAAGCTGGTTCTAATTTAAGTTAATTATCTAGCACAACTTCCAACAAAATTACTTGTGAACAACACTAAAGCCAGATTACCGAAATAGGAACCAcacaaaaagaagtaaaatagACTTTTATTGATCAATTCCTCTCTCACATCCTCTATTCGCCAAATTTTCGCCAATGTTTGCCGCCTATATAAACCGAAACAGCTGATCGTATTGACATCATTCACCGAACAGTCCTCATCAAAGCACCTCACTGCGAATCTAATACCCATCAATAATGGCGTTCAAGGTGAGTTTAATCAATTTGTCGAAGCGTAAAAAACTCCCCATCTAATCAACCTGATTCTCTTAATCCCTTCTAGTTTGTCCTACTCGTGGCATCTATTACCTGTGCCAGCGCTGGATACATCCCGACCGATCATTCTTACGGCTCATCCTTGAGTTACTCCACCATCCATAAGAATGTGGCTCCAGTTGTGAGCAAGACGATCATCCAAGAGCCTCAGCTGTATCACGCTCCCTCGGTTGTGGTCAGCAAGCCTCTGGCGCTTACGGAAGCTCTTCCAGTATCCTACAATGCTCCCCAGTCCCTCTATCAGGCCCCAGAATATGTGAAGAACTTCGAATACGCCCCGAAGCAGCTGTCTTATGCTCCAATTGGCAAGACCTTCCTTGGTGAGCCGTCTTATGGCAAGACCATCATTGCTGAGCCGTCTTATAGCAAGACCATCATTGCTGAGCCGTCTTATGGTAAAACCATCATCGCTGAGCCGTCTTATGGCAAGACCATCATTGCTGAGCCGACTTATGGTAAAACCATCATCGCTGAGCCGACTTATGGTAAAACCATCATTGCTGAGCCGTCTTATGGCAAGACCATTATTGCTGAGCCAGCCTACGCCAAGACCATTGTATCTGAGCCAAGCTACACCAAGAACGTGTACGCTGAGCCAATCTATCAGTCGAAAACTTTGATCGCAGAGCCAGTGTATGGCAAGAGCATCCTGGCTCAGTCAGCTCCGATCTACGGAGGAAAGGTCTTTTCCTACGCACCGAACGTCGCTTATGGGGGTATCGCTTCGCACGGATGGTAGAGACTAGTTCGTTGATAAAAATTATACCGGAGTAAAGATGGCAACAATGTGATATagtaagaaataaaatgttatcacTCAAACAAGTACTATTCCCTGAGTGTTCTATCGAGTAGTTCTCATCTCATCTgcgtacaatatttttttaaacaaaatcttCATTCCAATGGTGCTCTCAAGCTGTTGAAGCTGCGCgatcaatttttaattaataagaactttttcaatatatttgGCTAATTGATAAGCTTTTAGGATGGTTTAGAAAAACTTCGATCTTTAAAAGCCTCAACAACAAAACCAGAAAAAGCGGAATAAAAACTCAAGCGTAAGAGTAATATTGATTGTTTTGCCAATCGAATCCAtaccaacaaaacaatatttaatgGAATCTaaaagtagaagaaaaattaaaagtatttgGTAGCTTGAGTATTGCAAAGTTTTAGTACTGTGCcaaaattttgagaaaaaacttTGTCATATCGAACAGTTTTTAGTTTGTTATAGATTTCTGACAATCACATACAAGGCAAATGagatatttaataaaatatagcTTGCTAAGTTTTTTCATAATCGTTGTTTTGAATAGGAAAGTTGTTTCATAATAGAAGAGCAACaacaattaaaatttttgaaattaattatacACCACAAAATGAGTTAATATCAATTTAAGACTtaactttttttaataaaaacagtcaattgaaattgaaaatttcaatACAAGAAAGGATAGGCTCCAGTTTGTTAACCCATAAAAAACTATCCTTGGCTTAGCACAAGCCGTAAGTAGAAtcttttttgcaaaattaactagcaataaaaaatgtattttacagAAACCATTATACACGCCAGGGTTTAATGTGTAAGAACACAAGTAAGAAACTGAGTATGCAGCACTCATCCGCCCTTTTTCAAGCATTTGCTGTAGAAGAAACGATGCCAAGGACCATACATAAACAGAAGGAAAGCCTTCCATAAAGTGGTTTGAAGTATCCACGATCAATGATGGTGCCTTGTGATCggattgaaaacattttccatttttattgctcTCATTTCAGTCAAAACCCAAAGCCAAGCCTATAGGGTGAATACATTTACGGCCCTTTTAAGTTGGGCAAAGTATCGATTAGTCGAGCCGTTAAAGAGAATTGGAATAAATTCCCAGGTCACCCTGCAATCAGTGCTGGAGTGAATAcgttttcaattaaaacaccTGCAGGTGCAGACACACACTACACCCAAATGGAAAATCTGCAGTTGGTCTAAAAACTGCCCGAAAACCCACCAAATGTTCAATCTCTACTTCCATCCCCCCGCCAAGGCGGGTGTATGATTGATCCGATGGACATCACAACCGTTCCGAGTGCGAATGCGCGGCAGCTTAATCTTAATTGAAGCGGAGATACAACTGTGCTAACTTGGGACAGATTTGACACTGAATAACATTTACCAGACCATGTGAGCCGCGCCAGTCGAGACGCTATCTGGTGCAATCACCCGGACGCACGAACGAACGGCGTTCGAGTGCCACAAAGCCAAGGCAGTGCAGTGGAAAAAGCAAGGAAATGACTATATAATACACCATCCGCCGTCGAACCGCAAAGAAACCGCCAAAAGTTCAAGGTTTCCAGCCCCAGTGTGCTGGTGCGCCCGCCCAAGACAGCCCTGTCATTGGCCAGTGTCCACCCTTGGTGGCCTTAGGGGACGGTACGAAACGAATTGCTTACAAACTTGAGACAAGCgtaagcaaaagaaaacatcgaaGCTGGGTTCAAAAAATCGCACGCACTActtacaacaacaaaaagtgtgttatattttcccttttcttctcttttcgtCGCGCTccactttttgtttgttgcttcaATTACGTAATATTGGACTTGGcagaaattgaatttcctctAGCAGTGCAAATTGTTGCAACTTAATTGTCCACCGGCGACGACGAACGTCGGAGCGTTAGCACattgatttttcttctaaCGAAGGTTTCTCGCCTAACGCCGGAAGTTtccgttgaagtctttcatACAGCGCTGTCCATTTGTTGTTGGAAATGGTTCATTTTGGATGATCCAAACGTTGCCTTTCCTGATTTTATTTGCCAATTGGTAGCAATTGAAGCGTTAAACGCTTTCGATTGTTGGGTTTTCCTCAATCGAATGCCTTAGCTTTTGTGATATAAAAGGATGATACTGCAAACTGCTGAAGCACCAAATCGAAGCTAGAACCATCGGCAGTAACATCCGACCCGAACGATTCTACAACCATGGCTTTTAAGGTAAATAATTTCCTGTTCtaagaaacaaaatgtttgttgAAACAATTCAAGAATTTTATGCCATACTTCAGCTCATCGCTATCTTCGCTGCGTTTGCCTGCGTCAGTGCCAACTACGTTCCCGTCGGTCTAAATCTTCCTTACGCGGACTACGGTACGACAGTCGTTGCTTCGGCTCTCCCGTACCTTTCCAACTATGGCGGGTACAACCATGTACCTCAGGTTGTCCTGCAAAACGCTTATCAGCAGGAGTCCGTCCCTGTTATCGGTAATTACGTAGAGCCCCATTTAGTTCCGGCAACCGGTGTGGTACCAGCTGGCAAGACTACAGTCACGAAAACGTTCGTCTCAACACCAACGTACGTCACGAGCCACGTATCGGAGCGAGTGCATACAGATGTGCGCCTGCACCACGGCAACTATGGTCATGGCAAGAGCGTTGTGACCGACGTCCCTTCCGTACCGTACCCAGTGAACTATGCCGCACCAGTTCCGCATGGAGTTCAGTATGGTTGGTAAAAACTATGCAGCTTACGAAATTGTTTTTCTGATAACTGGTTTGATCAATGAACTtcttcttttaaaatgttctcaaATGTATGGCAAGAATCAGAAGCTTCAATAAACAGTGCACTTCCAAATGATAGTCGTAATTAATTGTAAAGGCCCTACTCATTCTCTTGTAAAATATACCTGTTTCCTGTCTTAACTACCCTTTTGTAATGAACAAGACTTTGCAATGTTTTGCTAATCAGAAATTTTCAATCACCAGATTAAAATTTCTGAACGTACAAATCGAAATGAATTTTTATCCAGCACATTACAGTGAAGGGGTATATTCAATAATCTTAATGATTGGACGCGTTCAAATCGAAATTGTATCAATTCATAGCATGTTTTCTTTATGTGTTCATTCGAAGGTATTTTAGAATAATGCTTTATAATTTTCAATAGAGTGGACTATGAAGCTGGAATaaactaaaatgaaaaacttcgtAACACTAACTAGATTTGAAATACCATCAAATAGGTCTTTTTGCAGCTCCTACCagtttttatgaaaataaaaaaaaattacatactGTTGCAGTCCAATTGCATCAGCTTTCAAATCGCAAAACAACTAACAGATAGCTGATTTTTCTGTAAAACTGTCTTAGTGCCAAAGCAAAGACAAACCGTCCATATTCCAGATTAATTTCACTTGGACTCATTGATACTTTATCGATACTTCCACAGGTGCTGCACATCTTTTGGAAACAATTCAGAGCAATGGTTGTAGGTAAATAAACCACCTGGTAGTAGGTCTTATGAAGAATATCATGCAACCGACAAACCACATGAATTTTTAAGTTAATCTTCATCTTCAGTTAATAATAAATGAACTTATTTTAACCTACTACTACGGATCTGTTCCTCTTTCAATGGTTTTTgagttgtttcttttgttctgcattttgatttttgctcTGCGAATCGCTTCTTGAACTTCGACTATAAGATTCGCCCTTATGTCGGGATCATATTGTCTCAACGATTCATTAAGGTATCTGCCGTAATCTACGCCCTGCCGCTGTTGATGTAACAATTGAGTGACATCCTCCACGGCTTTCAAGCTTTTCAATAGGGGTATTTTACTTGCTGCTGGGCTGCTCTCTGAACTTGTGGTACTATAAGCTGTGTCTGCCGTTGTAGCAGGGCTATCGATTTGCTCATCCTGTTCCGCATTTTGTACTGAATATGTATCATCACACGAATGATCACATTGTACTGATACATCCGGCAACTGCAAagaggaaagcaaaataaaaattttaatacAATATTGAGAGTAATAGTATAGCATTGAACAACCTGCTATGAAAAACAATCGAATAGTACTGAAAATAAGCTATAGAACTTACAatgctttttccctttgtgtacgtagatagtcagtcctctagttcaggggaggggagggtctcagttgggatttgaacccacgccgtcgaggtgatgAGGCTCCGGCGCTCGTGGGCCGATTTTCGAATCGCCGCTACAGCTCGGCTGTCGCTGACTCCCAACCCGCGGTAAATAGAGGTGTTGTGCCTAACGATCTTGAGATTCATGCATGATTCTTTTatctaagattcattcagattgattcatgaatcttttggaatTCGAATATTAAAACATAGATGAATCCTTCCAACCTTGCAAGGTGATAATGATCaatcttcatgaatcattCACAaatcttcatgattctttcaATGCTGTGGATTAAGCGAGTAAAAAAGAGGTTCCTCTCCTCCTGTTCTTTACTTTCATCGTTAACAAATCAAAGAGTTATTAAAATTCACCAAACTGATTACCCAACTATAATGGCTCCGGATATAAAATCCTACAGCTTAGTTTGATAATGTGTATTCCACGCTTGTGTCTCTTTCGTTTCTTGTACCGTCGGAACATTTCTCGATCACCAGATGTAATCAACGATTGATCCATGATACTTGCTTGGATGATTCAAGGGTCAATTAAacttttataacattttgtaTAATTTGCTTTTTTCGTGTCATAATTGTGCCGGAATGATTGATGTCTACCGTTCCGTGTCTACAAAATTGATCATCATTTGTGAATTTAATCATTACgaatataataatatttttaccttttacaaaacaaatgccCACTCTGAAGCATCTCATAATAGAAAATTTATTGTATATCATTTCGTAAAGCTAATTACAATATGCACAAGTTCTGCCAATGTCATATTCTAATTAACATAAGAGATTTTATGATTTAAATTGAGTTTTTCTCAAACATTTAATTATCCGTCGGCCgaggaaataatttaattcgcCTAATAACCAGGGGTTTTCTTGAGTTTATCCGAATTGGGTCGTCCTCCTTATCACCC from Anopheles coustani chromosome 3, idAnoCousDA_361_x.2, whole genome shotgun sequence harbors:
- the LOC131265212 gene encoding adhesive plaque matrix protein-like → MAFKFVLLMASIACASAGYIPTDHSYGSSLSYSTIHKNVAPVVSKTIIQEPQLYHAPSVVVSKPLALTEALPVSYNAPQSLYQAPAYVKNFEYAPKQLFYAPIGKTFLGEPSYGKTFFAEPTYGKTIIAEPTYGKTIIAEPSYGKTIIAEPVYAKTIVSEPSYTKNVYAEPIYQSKSLIAEPVYGKSILAQSAPIYGGKVLSYGGIASHGW
- the LOC131265223 gene encoding adhesive plaque matrix protein-like, whose protein sequence is MAFKFVLLVASITCASAGYIPTDHSYGSSLSYSTIHKNVAPVVSKTIIQEPQLYHAPSVVVSKPLALTEALPVSYNAPQSLYQAPEYVKNFEYAPKQLSYAPIGKTIIAEPTYGKTIIAEPTYGKTIIAEPSYGKTIIAEPAYAKTIVSEPSYTKNVYAEPIYQSKTLIAEPVYGKSILAQSAPIYGGKVFSYAPNVAYGGIASHGW